One window of the Candidatus Zixiibacteriota bacterium genome contains the following:
- the fliM gene encoding flagellar motor switch protein FliM: MAQVLSQEEIDALLSGVAKQQPATVASESGLKRAPASPDSPDYKPYDFTRSEASARGRLPGLEVIFSDFARRLRSIVVTELGKSVDVAFDGMEVVSYEHLIQSFPLPASMHAVRLDPLRGVGLWVIEARLAFAMVELFFGGSGQKTTKVEGRDFTLIENRFLGKFVERMLRGMEESWQSVAPLKGRYLRSEVNPYLLNAASMGDAMILATYNINMSPVSGAVLFSLPLAAIEELRGQLKSVVPIADDPDSMGLFQRLLQPLMDVDVEVKAVVDVIEMSVGEIMGLRPGDVLQLGARGLDQVELWIEGKRKFLGRGAQRNGNKVVVVTGPTRKAGPARKDR; this comes from the coding sequence ATGGCCCAGGTCCTTTCTCAGGAAGAGATCGACGCCCTGCTGAGCGGCGTCGCCAAGCAACAGCCGGCAACGGTGGCGTCGGAATCCGGGTTGAAAAGAGCCCCGGCCTCGCCCGACTCGCCCGACTACAAACCCTATGACTTCACGCGCAGCGAGGCATCGGCGCGGGGGCGGCTCCCCGGGCTGGAGGTGATTTTCAGCGATTTCGCCCGCCGGCTGCGAAGCATCGTGGTCACCGAGCTTGGCAAATCGGTCGACGTCGCCTTCGACGGTATGGAGGTCGTCTCGTACGAGCACCTGATTCAGAGCTTTCCGCTTCCCGCGAGCATGCACGCGGTGCGGCTCGATCCGCTGCGCGGCGTCGGCCTCTGGGTCATCGAGGCGAGGCTCGCCTTCGCCATGGTCGAGCTCTTTTTCGGCGGCAGCGGGCAAAAAACCACCAAAGTCGAAGGGCGTGATTTCACGCTGATCGAGAACCGGTTTCTGGGTAAGTTCGTCGAGCGGATGTTGCGGGGAATGGAAGAATCGTGGCAGTCGGTGGCGCCGCTCAAGGGGCGGTATCTGAGATCCGAGGTCAATCCCTACCTGTTGAACGCCGCCAGCATGGGCGACGCGATGATCCTGGCCACCTACAATATCAACATGTCGCCGGTCAGCGGAGCGGTCCTTTTTTCCCTGCCCCTGGCAGCGATCGAAGAGCTGCGGGGCCAGCTGAAGTCGGTGGTGCCGATCGCCGACGATCCGGACAGCATGGGACTGTTCCAGCGGTTGCTGCAGCCGCTGATGGACGTCGACGTCGAGGTGAAGGCGGTGGTCGACGTGATCGAGATGAGCGTCGGGGAGATCATGGGGCTGAGGCCCGGCGACGTGCTGCAACTCGGTGCCCGGGGTCTCGACCAGGTCGAGCTTTGGATCGAGGGCAAGCGGAAGTTTCTGGGCAGGGGCGCGCAAAGAAACGGCAACAAGGTCGTCGTGGTCACGGGGCCGACCCGAAAAGCCGGCCCCGCCCGCAAGGATCGGTAG
- a CDS encoding CBS domain-containing protein, whose product MLAQPQALNCSETETWVEAPVLVSEIMTGSVLTVRSEQRFTDVVSVMAQHSFHHVLVADAKGCLCGVISDRDILRSLRRMPDWERKSVSMVMTRDPVTVPPDAPISRALKTILSRRVNCLPVVDEGGKILGIVTTTDLLKAFEKIQLRIEKRRVLP is encoded by the coding sequence TTGCTCGCCCAACCACAGGCCCTGAACTGCAGCGAAACGGAAACGTGGGTCGAAGCACCGGTCCTGGTGTCGGAGATCATGACGGGCTCGGTCCTGACGGTGCGCTCCGAGCAGAGGTTTACCGACGTCGTGTCGGTGATGGCGCAGCATTCGTTCCATCACGTGCTGGTAGCCGATGCCAAGGGCTGCCTATGCGGCGTGATCTCCGATCGCGACATTCTGCGCTCGCTGCGGCGCATGCCGGACTGGGAGCGGAAGAGCGTGAGCATGGTCATGACCCGCGATCCGGTTACGGTTCCCCCTGACGCGCCGATTTCCCGAGCGCTCAAAACGATCCTTTCCCGGCGCGTCAACTGCCTCCCGGTGGTCGACGAGGGCGGAAAGATCCTCGGCATCGTGACCACCACCGATCTCCTCAAAGCGTTCGAGAAGATCCAGCTCCGGATCGAAAAGCGCCGGGTCCTCCCGTAA